A genomic window from Pseudomonadota bacterium includes:
- a CDS encoding integration host factor subunit beta, with protein sequence MNKLELISAIKDKANISKAEAARVVQIFFDSMADAMAKGDRIEIRGLCSFYVKNYKSYAGRNPKTGEKVVIKPKKLPFFKSGKELKERVDVK encoded by the coding sequence ATGAATAAACTGGAGTTAATTTCGGCCATCAAGGATAAAGCAAACATTTCAAAAGCAGAAGCAGCAAGGGTTGTTCAAATATTTTTTGATTCGATGGCAGATGCCATGGCCAAGGGAGACCGTATTGAAATCAGGGGTTTATGCAGTTTTTATGTAAAAAATTACAAAAGCTATGCAGGCAGAAACCCCAAGACCGGCGAAAAGGTTGTTATAAAGCCTAAAAAGCTTCCATTTTTTAAATCAGGGAAAGAGTTGAAGGAACGGGTAGATGTTAAATAG
- a CDS encoding stage 0 sporulation protein codes for MKVVGIRFKPAGKVYDFECGGFVLNIGNHVIVETEQGLSFGTVAITPATLDKPPERQLSKVIRLTNEKDYQQKDKNQEIEQKAHAFCLKCIKELDLKMNLFSVESSFDTSKLTFYFTAEGRVDFRQLVKMLVKNLEVRIEMRQVGIRNQAKMSGGLGRCGREICCSLFMDKFGPVSIKMAKDQSLSLNPTKISGQCGRLMCCLTFEHGMPADCSSTDKNCENEKSKDIKAIPEEVFEKDEETR; via the coding sequence ATGAAAGTTGTAGGCATCAGATTCAAGCCTGCCGGAAAAGTATACGACTTTGAATGCGGCGGTTTTGTACTTAATATTGGAAACCATGTGATTGTTGAAACTGAACAAGGTTTGAGTTTTGGAACCGTGGCGATTACTCCTGCTACTCTGGATAAGCCTCCGGAAAGGCAGCTTAGTAAGGTGATTCGCCTTACAAATGAAAAGGATTACCAGCAAAAAGACAAAAATCAGGAAATTGAACAAAAAGCTCATGCTTTCTGTTTGAAATGCATCAAAGAACTTGATCTTAAAATGAACCTTTTTTCGGTTGAAAGTTCATTTGATACAAGCAAGCTTACTTTTTACTTTACCGCTGAAGGCCGGGTTGATTTCAGGCAGCTTGTAAAAATGCTTGTCAAGAATCTTGAAGTAAGAATTGAAATGCGACAGGTCGGAATCCGGAACCAGGCCAAGATGAGCGGTGGATTAGGAAGGTGCGGCCGTGAAATCTGCTGCTCTCTTTTCATGGATAAATTCGGACCTGTCTCAATAAAAATGGCAAAAGATCAAAGCCTTTCCTTAAATCCAACCAAAATATCCGGCCAGTGCGGCAGGCTTATGTGTTGTCTGACGTTTGAACACGGAATGCCTGCTGATTGTTCCAGTACAGATAAGAATTGCGAGAATGAGAAAAGCAAAGACATTAAAGCGATTCCGGAAGAAGTTTTTGAAAAAGATGAGGAAACCAGATGA
- the lptD gene encoding LPS assembly protein LptD, producing MLKKYNIRYSYILLFVVAFLLIISTRVFALDSFSDPFKNDNPNEPWNITADEIYYDRNAEVYTASGNVIVFKTGKKISADFIRFNRTTSTAYAKRNVVMNLGQDVIRGSAIDVDLKSETGVIYDGNVFLKENNYHISGDNIKKTGENTYTAEKATVSTCDGDVPAWKITGKKLKITVEGYGYINHATFWTKKMPVVYVPFAVFPAKNKRQSGLLAPEAAQSERKGIEYNQPYFWAINENTDATFYLHHMSQRGEQLGAEYRYVLSPESKGTIMYDFLDDKKVDDGTKASEQWGYTGDTYSRPNSDRYWFRMKTDQAMPYGFNAKLDLDIVSDQDYLNEFKDGPNGFSSTERYFNRDFGREIDNYDDPIRVNSLNFSKNWSSFSLNAEARWYDNVVNRRGDDPDDTLQKLPFIEFNGSKQQFMETPLYADLDSEYTNFYRLDGVTGQRIDLYPRFYLPYRYNNYFSFEPSIGLRQTTWYIDQGDNTINKDTYDREIYDVKLDLSTEVFRVLKIDTEFVDSIKHSIRPQIIYEYIPDKEQVGYPNFDSIDRIVKKNLITYSLLNAFTSKTQINKFGKSGEKKAENPSYGYNEFLRIKFEQSYNINEEKEDDPVNWANPKNKRPFSPIYGEVKYTPVKYLSLSADAKWSPYDSNFVDRNISGSLSDYRGDSIGWEYRFQRDFVESIFSTFNIKIFEGLLFKAEDERDIRESNRIRTSLGFLYTAQCWSLDFLYTDEEDDQRFSFLINFTGLGGMGG from the coding sequence GTGCTGAAAAAATATAATATTCGCTATTCATATATTCTGTTATTTGTAGTTGCTTTCCTTTTAATAATATCTACAAGAGTTTTTGCATTGGATTCATTTAGCGATCCTTTTAAAAATGATAATCCTAATGAGCCATGGAATATCACTGCCGATGAAATTTATTATGACCGTAATGCTGAAGTATATACCGCCTCCGGAAATGTAATTGTTTTCAAAACAGGCAAAAAGATTTCCGCTGATTTTATTCGTTTTAATCGTACAACATCAACGGCATATGCAAAGAGAAATGTAGTTATGAATCTGGGTCAGGACGTTATCAGGGGTTCCGCCATTGATGTGGATTTAAAGTCTGAAACCGGAGTAATTTATGATGGAAACGTATTTTTGAAAGAAAATAACTATCATATAAGTGGAGATAATATTAAGAAAACAGGTGAAAATACCTATACAGCCGAAAAAGCAACAGTTTCAACCTGTGATGGTGATGTTCCTGCATGGAAAATAACAGGTAAAAAACTTAAAATTACTGTGGAAGGATATGGTTATATAAATCACGCGACATTCTGGACAAAAAAAATGCCGGTTGTTTATGTGCCTTTTGCTGTCTTTCCTGCAAAAAATAAGCGGCAGTCAGGCCTTCTTGCTCCTGAGGCAGCTCAGTCCGAACGCAAAGGTATAGAATATAATCAACCTTATTTTTGGGCCATAAATGAAAATACTGATGCAACTTTTTATTTGCACCATATGAGCCAGCGGGGTGAACAACTAGGGGCTGAATACCGTTATGTTTTAAGCCCTGAATCAAAGGGAACCATAATGTATGATTTCCTTGATGACAAAAAGGTGGATGACGGTACTAAAGCAAGTGAGCAATGGGGATATACCGGTGATACATATTCGCGACCCAATTCCGACAGGTACTGGTTCAGAATGAAAACTGACCAGGCGATGCCTTACGGTTTTAATGCAAAACTGGATTTAGATATTGTAAGCGATCAGGATTATCTTAATGAATTTAAAGATGGCCCCAATGGTTTCAGCTCGACGGAAAGATATTTTAATAGAGATTTTGGAAGAGAGATAGATAATTACGATGATCCTATTAGAGTAAACAGTCTGAATTTTTCTAAAAACTGGTCTTCCTTTTCGCTAAATGCAGAAGCCCGCTGGTATGATAATGTTGTTAACCGCAGAGGGGATGATCCTGACGATACTTTGCAAAAGCTGCCTTTTATAGAGTTTAACGGATCAAAACAGCAATTTATGGAAACACCTTTGTATGCCGATCTTGATTCCGAATATACCAATTTTTACAGACTAGACGGCGTAACGGGCCAACGCATAGATTTATACCCGAGATTCTATCTGCCATATAGATATAACAACTATTTTTCATTTGAGCCGTCAATAGGGTTAAGGCAGACAACGTGGTATATAGATCAGGGTGATAACACAATAAATAAAGATACATATGACAGAGAAATTTATGATGTCAAACTTGATCTTTCCACAGAGGTATTCAGAGTTCTTAAAATTGACACAGAATTTGTGGACAGCATTAAGCATTCCATTAGGCCCCAGATTATTTATGAGTATATTCCGGATAAAGAACAGGTCGGATATCCAAATTTTGACAGCATAGACCGAATTGTGAAAAAGAATCTTATAACCTATTCTTTATTAAACGCATTTACCTCAAAAACTCAAATAAATAAATTCGGAAAATCAGGCGAAAAAAAAGCTGAAAATCCTTCTTATGGGTATAATGAATTTTTGAGGATAAAATTTGAGCAAAGCTATAATATTAATGAAGAAAAAGAAGATGATCCGGTTAATTGGGCAAACCCAAAAAACAAAAGGCCTTTTTCTCCCATATATGGAGAAGTAAAATATACTCCGGTAAAATATTTATCGTTATCGGCAGATGCCAAATGGTCTCCTTATGACAGTAATTTTGTTGACCGGAACATTTCCGGATCATTATCAGATTATCGCGGAGATTCGATTGGCTGGGAATACAGATTTCAGAGGGATTTTGTGGAATCAATATTTTCAACTTTTAATATAAAAATCTTTGAAGGTCTTTTGTTTAAAGCCGAAGATGAGAGGGATATACGCGAAAGCAACAGGATAAGAACCTCTCTGGGATTTCTTTATACTGCCCAATGCTGGTCGCTTGATTTTCTTTATACTGATGAGGAAGATGACCAGAGATTTTCTTTTTTGATCAATTTTACTGGTCTGGGTGGTATGGGCGGATAA
- a CDS encoding HD domain-containing protein produces MKKQYAGSVRAGELVNDIFVLSEKNISQKKDGSDYINVLLSDKTGKLKGVAWDNVDKISADKNPGDFVHVKGSISEYKGALQIVIKDMENISSDSIEPSDFLPSTKQNIDLMFERLLKLSGSIEEKNLKALLDAFWADNKFVENFKIAPAAKKMHHAYSGGLLEHTLSMALLADKIAGHYIGIDRDLLIVGTILHDIGKIREFVYKYSIDYSDEGRLLSHIVIGIGMLDEKIKTIKEFPETLAVLLRHMIVSHHGTREFGSPEPPKTIDAVLLNYIDEIDSKISGIRDYISSDDAGGNWTSYHRLLGRHFYTANNNMQNKEDEISE; encoded by the coding sequence ATGAAAAAACAATATGCCGGATCTGTAAGGGCAGGAGAATTAGTAAATGATATTTTTGTTTTGTCTGAAAAAAATATTTCACAAAAAAAAGATGGGAGCGATTATATTAATGTGCTTCTTTCAGACAAAACAGGAAAGCTTAAGGGCGTTGCATGGGATAATGTGGATAAAATATCAGCAGACAAAAATCCGGGTGATTTTGTTCATGTTAAGGGAAGCATATCGGAATACAAAGGGGCTTTGCAGATTGTAATAAAAGATATGGAAAATATATCTTCGGATTCAATTGAGCCCTCCGATTTTCTTCCTTCAACAAAGCAAAATATCGATTTAATGTTTGAACGTTTGCTAAAGCTTTCCGGCTCAATAGAAGAGAAAAACTTAAAAGCGCTTTTGGACGCATTCTGGGCTGACAACAAGTTTGTCGAAAACTTTAAAATAGCTCCTGCTGCAAAAAAAATGCATCATGCATATTCAGGCGGCCTGTTAGAACATACGCTTTCAATGGCTCTTTTAGCAGACAAAATCGCAGGTCATTATATTGGAATAGACAGAGATCTTCTTATTGTGGGCACAATTCTTCATGATATCGGAAAAATCAGGGAATTTGTTTATAAATACAGTATTGATTATTCGGATGAAGGCAGGCTTTTAAGCCATATAGTAATAGGAATTGGTATGCTTGATGAGAAAATCAAAACCATTAAAGAGTTTCCTGAGACTCTTGCAGTACTGTTAAGACACATGATAGTAAGTCATCATGGCACAAGAGAATTCGGTTCTCCTGAACCGCCAAAAACAATTGATGCGGTTTTGCTTAATTATATCGATGAAATTGATTCAAAGATAAGCGGTATACGTGACTATATTTCTTCAGATGATGCCGGAGGAAACTGGACATCCTATCACAGGCTGCTTGGGCGCCATTTTTATACGGCAAATAACAACATGCAAAACAAAGAAGATGAAATTAGCGAATGA
- a CDS encoding UpxY family transcription antiterminator produces MTIILKPSWYVIHTKSRFENVVLEGLTKKSVDSFLPKILVRSRRVDRKAMIKIPLFPGYLFVKSNLSPESQIEIVKTVGVVRMIGSRSGPVSVPDATIESLKIMTAEDGKILTGTKLQKGDKVFVIRGPFEGVTGTFDRHGKIGRVVVNIEALGQFASVEVDEEDVEILT; encoded by the coding sequence ATGACAATAATATTAAAACCATCATGGTATGTTATTCATACCAAAAGCAGGTTCGAAAACGTAGTCCTTGAAGGGCTAACAAAAAAATCTGTGGATTCTTTTTTGCCCAAAATTCTGGTGAGGAGCCGCAGGGTTGACAGAAAAGCTATGATAAAAATACCGCTTTTCCCCGGGTATCTTTTTGTAAAATCCAACCTTAGTCCGGAAAGTCAAATTGAAATCGTCAAAACTGTTGGGGTAGTACGGATGATCGGAAGCCGCAGTGGTCCGGTTTCGGTTCCTGATGCAACAATTGAATCGTTAAAAATAATGACAGCCGAAGATGGAAAAATACTTACAGGAACAAAACTTCAAAAAGGAGATAAAGTATTTGTAATAAGAGGTCCTTTTGAAGGTGTTACCGGAACCTTTGACAGGCATGGGAAAATAGGGCGTGTGGTGGTCAATATTGAAGCACTTGGGCAGTTTGCTTCTGTGGAGGTAGATGAAGAGGATGTTGAGATTTTGACATAA
- the surE gene encoding 5'/3'-nucleotidase SurE gives MNVLITNDDGIYAEGLAALYKTFIKSHSVTVVAPERERSAVSHSITLHKPLRASRFSLEGGLSGYAVNGTPADCVKLGILEILGSKPDIVISGINPGANIGINLNYSGTVSAAKEAALCGISAIAVSIQGYSSTHLDNAAIFAEKLARKVVEKQLPQGTFLNVNLPDMPFAKTAGIKISTQDLSVFSEFFEKRIDPRNRTYFWQGVSSNHSGYNPDSDGEALSGNYISITPIKCDMTDYNMIEDIKKWDMD, from the coding sequence ATGAACGTGCTTATAACCAATGATGATGGCATTTATGCCGAAGGTCTTGCGGCATTATATAAAACATTTATAAAGTCTCACTCTGTAACAGTGGTTGCTCCTGAACGTGAGAGAAGCGCAGTAAGTCACAGCATTACTCTTCATAAACCTCTTCGCGCAAGCAGATTCAGTCTGGAAGGCGGGCTCTCCGGTTATGCCGTAAACGGTACGCCGGCAGATTGCGTCAAGCTGGGAATTCTTGAAATACTTGGCTCTAAACCGGATATAGTTATATCCGGTATAAATCCGGGTGCAAATATAGGCATTAACCTGAATTATTCGGGAACTGTTTCGGCGGCTAAAGAGGCTGCTTTATGTGGTATTAGCGCTATTGCAGTATCTATACAGGGATATTCTTCAACGCATCTGGATAATGCCGCCATTTTTGCTGAAAAACTTGCAAGAAAAGTTGTCGAAAAACAACTGCCTCAAGGAACCTTTCTCAATGTTAATTTGCCGGATATGCCTTTTGCAAAAACAGCCGGAATAAAAATCAGCACGCAGGACCTATCGGTTTTTTCAGAGTTTTTCGAAAAAAGAATTGATCCCAGAAACCGCACATATTTTTGGCAGGGAGTCAGCTCAAATCATTCGGGATATAACCCCGATAGTGATGGAGAGGCACTTTCCGGTAATTATATATCAATAACTCCGATAAAATGTGATATGACGGATTATAATATGATAGAAGATATCAAGAAATGGGACATGGATTAA
- the tmk gene encoding dTMP kinase, protein MFITFEGIEGSGKTTQIRHVMEFLEKSGKACVMTREPGGTITGQKIRSILLDPENNGMDHSTELLLYLADRAEHANKIINPALSAGKTVLCDRYYDATKAYQGYARGLDMDLLDKLHKLIIHDLKPDITILLDLDPKTGLSRAWKQINEGERTEFETRFEKETLDFHDKVRKGYLELARIEPKRFIIVDATKDENQVKKDIIKALS, encoded by the coding sequence ATGTTTATTACGTTTGAAGGTATCGAAGGCTCAGGGAAAACAACTCAGATACGGCATGTCATGGAATTTTTAGAAAAATCAGGAAAGGCTTGCGTAATGACCCGCGAACCGGGGGGTACAATTACAGGGCAAAAAATCCGTTCTATTTTGCTTGACCCTGAAAATAACGGGATGGATCATTCGACTGAGCTCCTGTTATATCTGGCTGATAGGGCTGAACACGCGAATAAAATTATAAATCCTGCTTTATCGGCAGGTAAAACAGTTTTATGCGACAGATATTATGATGCAACTAAGGCCTATCAGGGTTATGCACGCGGATTGGATATGGATTTGCTGGATAAATTGCATAAACTGATAATACATGATTTAAAGCCGGATATAACAATTCTGCTCGATCTTGACCCCAAAACCGGGCTTTCACGGGCATGGAAGCAGATAAATGAAGGGGAAAGGACTGAATTTGAAACAAGATTTGAAAAAGAAACTCTTGATTTTCATGATAAAGTCAGAAAAGGCTATCTTGAGCTTGCGCGCATTGAGCCTAAACGTTTTATAATTGTAGATGCCACAAAAGATGAAAACCAGGTTAAAAAAGATATAATAAAGGCACTTTCTTGA
- the holB gene encoding DNA polymerase III subunit delta' has protein sequence MPDLEFIADQKAPSVILNTLLRKGAIPHALLFLGMEGVGKQAAAIRFAMACNCIANSVDTPDLCLDEDGVLKNLINKIPCGVCVSCRKILSKSHPDIIEIKPSGSLIKIAQVRDLCHILALKPYEAKIRVAIISDVQAMNAAAGNAILKVLEEPPESTVLILTATEQSDVIPTIASRCQFIRFNPVSEKRIAQMLVEANGITPDSAAIFAAMANGSFKRALDIGSVVELKKRDWIINEIESLSLEEIGKAMFFAEKLAKDKEEFLKYLDILKIWYRDIIVFKYHPEKIIFFDLLDKIQNASGRHTNADIFSKLDAIELSRKNIRANANLRLTAETLLLQVAQTL, from the coding sequence GTGCCTGATCTTGAATTTATTGCTGATCAAAAAGCACCTTCTGTCATTTTAAATACTTTGCTCAGAAAAGGCGCCATCCCGCATGCGCTCCTTTTTCTGGGTATGGAAGGTGTAGGGAAACAGGCAGCTGCAATAAGATTTGCGATGGCATGCAATTGCATTGCAAACAGTGTCGACACACCAGATTTATGTTTAGATGAAGACGGCGTTTTAAAAAATCTTATAAACAAAATTCCGTGTGGTGTTTGCGTATCTTGCAGGAAAATTCTGTCAAAAAGTCACCCTGATATTATCGAGATAAAACCTTCCGGTTCTTTGATCAAGATAGCCCAGGTTCGTGATCTGTGTCATATTCTTGCTCTGAAGCCTTATGAAGCAAAGATCCGTGTAGCTATAATATCGGATGTTCAGGCAATGAATGCGGCAGCGGGAAATGCTATTTTAAAAGTGCTGGAAGAACCGCCCGAAAGTACTGTTCTGATACTGACTGCAACCGAACAATCGGATGTTATTCCTACTATTGCTTCAAGATGCCAGTTTATAAGATTTAATCCTGTTTCTGAAAAGAGGATTGCACAAATGCTGGTTGAAGCAAATGGTATAACCCCCGATAGTGCGGCCATATTCGCAGCTATGGCTAATGGAAGTTTCAAGAGAGCGCTTGATATTGGAAGTGTTGTCGAACTGAAGAAAAGAGATTGGATAATAAATGAAATTGAATCCTTATCTTTAGAAGAAATCGGCAAAGCTATGTTTTTTGCTGAAAAACTGGCCAAAGATAAAGAAGAGTTTTTAAAATATCTTGATATTTTAAAAATATGGTACAGAGATATTATTGTTTTTAAATATCATCCTGAAAAAATAATTTTTTTTGATCTTTTGGATAAAATACAAAATGCATCAGGCCGGCATACAAACGCTGATATTTTTTCAAAGCTTGATGCAATTGAATTGTCACGTAAAAATATTAGGGCAAATGCAAATTTAAGACTCACAGCAGAAACTCTTTTATTACAGGTTGCACAAACTTTATAA